The following nucleotide sequence is from Caldicellulosiruptor saccharolyticus DSM 8903.
AGAAAATAAATAATTGAGATTAAAATATAAAAAGGGAGAGGAAACATTCTCTCCCTTTAAGCTTGTAAACGTTCTTTTATGCCAAGCTTTACTTTTAAGGCTTCTTGAAGAACTTGAGAAAAATTAATGTGAGCTTCTTCAGCAGCTTTATTTAACCACCTTGGTAATGTTACAGTTTTGTTTACACTTTTATTTGCCATTTCTTCCCTCACTGGTGGCATATAGACAATAATTGGAACGACAAAAGCTCCTCTCGGAATATCTAATTTTTCTGGTGGTGTGGGTTCGGGGATTTCTTCATTATCTTCTTCTAAACCATAAAGGTGTAGTTCTAATGCCTCTTTAGCCATATATAGAGCTTCTTCAAGTGTTTCTCCTTCTGTTATACATCCAGGCAAATCAGGGAAAGTAACACAATATCCACCGTTTTCACCTGGCTCAAAAACTGCTGGGAAAATATATTTGTCTGCCATAATAAACCTCCTTTCTTTTATGGTGTACCTCAAAACAGTTAACTTCCAGAAAGTTAAACTCTATGTTAATATCTTAAGCAACAGGGTTTTATTTTAACCCTGCTTGCTTAAGAATACTGTTTAGTGTCTTTGGGTCAAGGTCCTTGTTGTGATATGGAACTGTCACTAATCCTTTTTTAACAGGGTGCCTAAACTGTTTGTGTGAACCTTTTTGTCTAACTTCATACCATCCGTCTTCTTCAAGTATTTTTATTAATTCTTTGGGTTTCAAATTCACCTCCTCCTTACAGCTATATTATAACACGTGTTAATTACACGTGTCAATAGGCTTTTAAAAAATTTCAGGAAAAATTTTTTAGCTTTATATGATATCATAGTAGTGTGTTGATATGCTACGTTGCACGCAGCGATGTTATTCGCTGACGCAGTGCAGCAGCAAAACCGAATACAAAGCTCCACATTTGAGGGGCTTTTTTTATTGTTGATAGAGTGGTTTCAATCCCCAAAGGGCAGGCTACAAACGCTGTTCTGCGTACAAGAGGTGGTTTTGGATGCCCTGTTTCAATCCCCAAAGGGCAGGCTACAAACGGTTTTAGACGCTGAAGAGGAAAGCAAAGAAGAAGTTTCAATCCCCAAAGGGCAGGCTACAAACACGTAAAAAAGCTTGATTTTATTATATCAAGATTATGCATCCCTGTCAATGTTTTTATATCAAAACATCTGTGGAAAACTCACATCAAGCCAGAAAAATCAAGCTATATAGCCACCTCAAAGTCTTCCGTCTATCCAGCTGCTGCCAGAAACTTTGCAAAAACCATGTCAAATCTTTATGAAACCGCATACAAATCAAACCTTAAAATTTTACTACCTGAGGTCGACAGATGTGACTTTTGGTCAAAATGAAATAATATAAATTGTCTTTCGAATAATAACTCAAAAGTTGAAATCTCTATTCTGCTGCTTGCTAAAACAATAAAAGCCACAAGCAGCACCAAAAAATGCTTGTGGCAAAAGGATATTTTTCAAAATTTCAATCAATTTCTATGCTTTGCACGAAGTTCTTTTATTCTCTCAAGCGAAAGCCCTGTAATCTCTGCTATCTCCTCATCTTTGTAACCTTTTAAAATCATCCTCTCAGCTGTCTCTATTCTGCTCTGCTCAAAACCTTGCTGAAGTCCTTGCTGAAGCCCTTGCTGCAGTCCTTCAAAAATCAACTCTTCTCTTATCTTTCTCAAATTCTGAAATAGTGGCATAACTTTTTCACCCCCTCTTACACTCTCATCAATCGCTCTTTTAGCAGCCTCAACTTCTATCTCATCAAGCTCCTTCAAAGCAGCTGGCAAACATACCTTCAATACCTCTATCTCCTTCTCCTCTGCACCCAATAAATATTCTCCAAGCTCTAAAATTAGTCTCTCTAACTCCTCATACCTTTTTATCCTGTTGAGCTTCAATATTAAGCTCAGTATGTCTTTTACCTGCAAAATGCTTTCTGCTTGGTTTAAGTCAATCAATATATACTCAAAATCAATTACGCAATTTCCAAACTCCTCAAATCCTAAAATCTTTTCCTTAAGTCTTCTTGCGGCTGTCCACCTGTCTTCCCCGTCGTAAAATACTATCGGCACAACTGCCGGCAATGTAAATCCCTTTTTCTTTATTTCCCCTCTGTCAAAATCCTTGATATAGTCTCTGTATATATCTGTGATGTAAAACAAAAGCCTCAAGGGCATTGAATGGTCAACTGAAGACTGGTGTTCAAACAAAATGTAAAAGATAATTTCTTTTTCTTTTAGGCTTACTTTGTAAAGCAAATCACTTTCTTCTTGAGAAAAATCAGGTAGCACATAGCTTTTGTCAATTCTTTCAAGCTGGTCTTCTGTGAGGTTTTTGAATATTCCAATCTCATCAAGCCTTTTCAAAAGCCTGAGGAAAATGCTTTTGTTAGAGAATATGTATTTGTACTCAAGGTCGTTTATGTTATGAGGGAGCTGGTTATTATTCATTGTTTTCACCTGAGGAGTTATTCTGAAAACATTATAGCAGATGGGAAGGGAAATATCAAACATATTTTCTTATCCTCTTCTTCCGCATCAATCCCCAAAGGGCAGGCTACAAATCACAAGGTTCGATAGCGGTCAAGAGGGATAAAGAGCATTTAAATCCCCAAAGTAAAGGCTACAGAATTTTTGTTGCCATAGGAGTGTATTTTATTATGAATACAAAAGTTTTTCGAGTCTTTTATCAAATGTATAGACTGTATAACCTTTGCATTTGTTTTGGGCAACTAATATAGCATCAACAAAATCAATGCTTTTATCTACATAAACTTTTAGCGCCTCAGTTAACACTTCTAAGTCTTGAACAAAGATATTTGGATGATTAAATAATTTTATCAACGTGTTGCAATGTCTTTCCTTTCTACTTTGTAAACTTTTTCTAACACGTAAACAATTTCGGCAACTACTTCATTCAAAATTAATACTTCATTGTTTTTGATAATTTCCTTGGCAATTTGATTAAGCTCAGCAATGTCATTTAGTAAAAAACGCAGAATCACATTGGCATCAATTAGTTTTAAAATTTTCTTCTTGTTCTTTCTCATATATTTCCCTCACAGTATTCTTCCATGCTTCTTCTTCACTGGGGATTAAATTAGGGTTTTTATATTTGCCAAACACACCAGACAATTCGTTTAGAATTTCATCACCTTTTTTACTTTTTTTTCTTTTATTTGAAGGTATTCTGACTATCAGTTCAACAGGCATATTTTTTGCTGCTTCTGGAATGTCCACTATTTTCTCAAGTTGATAGCCATTTACTATTTTCCTAATTATCATTTTAGTCACCTTTTAATAAAACTACTTCTAACAATAAATTTTAACATATCGGAAAAAAGTGTTCAATCAAACAAACCAAGAAGAACACTTAATTTTATTGATACTATAGATACAGGAATTTTGCAATCTCAACCACAGCGTTTCAATCCCCAAAGGGCAGGCTACAAACCCAGTTCCCCAAAAGCGAGCGTTACACGTTGGCGGCGTTTCAATCCCCAAAGGGTAGGCTACAAACCATAATTTAAGCTTATTAACCTCTTGTCTCCGTGTTTCAATCCCCAAAGGGTAGGCTACAAACACGTCAAAAAGCTTGATTTTATTATATCAAGATTATACACCCCTGTCAATGTTTTTATATCAAAACATCTGTGGAAAACTCACATCAAGCCAGAAAAATCAAGCTATATAGCCACCTCAAAGCCTTCCGTCTATCCAGCTGCTGCCAGAAACTTTGCAAAAACCATGTCAAATCTTCTTGAAACCGCATACAAATCAAACCTTAAAATTTTACTACCTGAGGTCGACAGATGTGACTTTTGGTCAAAATGAAATAATATTCTATTTGTGTGTTTTAAAAATACAAATTGTTAATCACCCATCTTGTGATTTTGCGGAGTAGTTATAGGTAACCAAGTATGAGTTTAATTGAAGCAGCCCAGTAAATGAATTTAACATGAAATCAACTTCGCATATTTTTTGAACTGAAAAAGCCAAAATAATAGATAAAATACAAATTGTAGGTAAAATTTAGGGGAGTTGAGAAAATGAAGAAGAAATTTGTAAAGGTGTTGAGTTTAACTTTAACATTGGCTTTGATTTGCCTTTTTAGTCATACCATTTCATATGCGTTGACTTCGCCTGTGACGGTTAAGCTTTCAGACTATAAAGTTTATATAGATGGCGTTCAGTTGCCTGTTTACAGTGTTAATGGTAACTTGATGGTCAATGTTTTTCATCTAGATTACTATGGCTACAAAATTCTAAGTTCTGAAAATGGAGTTTATTGTTTCAGACAGCTTGGAGAGTCAGTAGTTGGTGTACCTCACAGCAAATGGAACGAAAAAATTAATACAGTTAACATCAAACCTAAAAACTGGTGCATTTTAAATGGTCAGCAGGTACCGGTATTGTATTTGAATAAACAACCTTTTATATTTCTAAATGAACTTTACAGGAAAAACGGTGTAAAAATGAATGGCAAAAGGGTAGATATTGTTTTAGGAATCTTGGATGGAGAGCAAAAAACTTCTGAGTATTATGACCAGTTAAATTTTTTGTTGAAAATACTAAAGAATGATACCAAAATAGTGGAATATACAATAGCTTATGCATATTATGACCCAAAAAAGAGGAAAAGCTATTTAGGAACAAGTGAGGATATCGACGAGTTATTTGATGAAATGGAAAAAAATAATTATACTCTATTACAATACTATGTTCTTGGCTGTACTTATTACGACAGTGACTATGATAAGCAAGTTTACGTTTTTGAAGATTGTGTTGACCTGATAAAATACTACACTACTCAAGAATATATCAACAAGTTAAGATTTATATTTGGATTGTATCAAAAGGCTAACAACAACTGTCCAATATATGTAAGTAGCACCGAAGTAGACACCAAGACTTACAATTTTCCAGTTGCTAAAATTGAACTTTTTAATCTTTCTTTAACTCCTGTTGATGCGATAGAACTTTCGTTTTCGTGTTTAACAATTTTTGGTCAGCCGGCAAAAGACAGCAGTGGCTCAATGCAGTATACAGGAATAAAACAAAACATTTGCATACCTGCGCTTGACAACTACATGACATTATGGGATTTGTCGAAATATTCTTCTGTGGGTAAAATTTCAAATGTTGTGATAAAAAGATTGCATTTTATTGACGACAGTATATGGATAAATCAAAAGTCAACAGGTGGAAAGAGTTTTTAAAGATACTTTAAAAAACCTCTTGTATTTGCAACAGTTTTGGTTCTGTTCTTTAGTTGTTAAAGGGCTTTTGAGAGGGATTAAGAAAAGAACTTCAAGGTGCTTTAAAATGTGTATACTAATTTTTATAAAGGAAACTAAGTATATACAGATTTGAGCAGAAAGAGAAGATTGTTTTTACTCCTCTTTCCCGCCTTTTTTATGAAATCAATATTCAACTTTTTGGCAAAGTAGTATATAATCTAAATTAAAGGAGTGAAAAGTTTTGAATAGGCTGTTTTTGATATTTAATCACATTCTCACAGAAGAACAGGAAAAAGAAGCAAGAGAGGTGCTTGGAGTTGAGGAGATAATTTCACTTCCTCAAGATTTGCAGAATTTTTGGAGCAACATACCGCCGGATGTTGATTTAAATGAGGAAATGTTCAAACCTATTGTTTCATTTTTGAGTAGAAACAAAAGCCAAAACCTCAACTACTGCCTTATTCAAGGAGATTTTGGCGCAACAGTGTATCTTGTCAGCTGGTGCTTCAAAAATGGTTTTATTCCTATTTATGCCACAACTAAAAGAACAGCTCAAGAAGTTATAAAGCCAGACGGTTCTGTTGAATTAATAAAGATCTTCAAGCATGAGAGATTCAGAAGATATATCCTTTGCAGCTAAAAAAATTTTGTCTGCAAACCTTTTTTGAAGAAAGGGGTTTTTATATGAAGATTATTTACCAAATTGGACGATTTGACAATCCCAAAGCTGCGCTGAAAGAGTTTTTTATAACCAAATTTAACGATGAGGTTGTAAACTTTTCAAAAGTTTCAGAGCTTTCCAGCTTTGTTTTAAGGGATTTTTTAAGACAGCAAGGGCAAGAGGCAAAAGCAGCCGTGATTTATCCTGTCAGCATTGTTCTAAATGAAAGGCTCAAAGATTGGGTAGAAGATGACTCATTAAAAGAGGAACTGGAAAGGATATATGAAAATCCTTCAGAATATCTCAAATCTCCTTTTGATATAATAGACAGGCTTCCTCTTGAGAGGCTGAGAGATGAAACAGTTGTGATTCATTCGCTTGGGACATATCTTAAAAATGTAGAGCTTGATGGTAGCTATGACGATATAGTCCTTGAGATTCTGTTTGACATGATAGAAAGGTATATGAATGAAGATGTGGATGAGATTTATCTTGACATCTCAAGTGGGCACAACATATACATATCAGCAATGATAGAGGCATCAAGGCATTTTGCGGTTTTTACAAGACTTATGCACTGGATTCATGAAGAAAAGCGTCCAAAGATATACCTTACGTTTTCAGACCCTATTATAGGAAGCACAGCAGAATCTTTTGAGATACACATTCAGCCACAGAGCTATACAGCTTTTTTCTCATCCCCGATCAGCAAAAAAGAAGCCTGCGACCACAACTTTTCGTTTTTGAGAAATATCTATCAAGAGCCACAAGATGACCAGAAAGGCAACAATAAAGTTTTGCAAAAACAACAAATACGACAGAAGAGAAGGTCTTTGAAAGAAAAGATAGAAATGTTTACCATTTTATTCTCAGCAATCAAAAATAACGTTCCACTGTATTTATACTACCATCCATACCATTCTATAGATGAGATTAAAAATGAACTTAAAAATCTCATCAGCCATGCAAAAGACCAGCTTTTAAAAGACTTTAAAAGTTCTCCAAAGCTCAACAAAAAAGCATACTTAGATGCAATTTTGAGTTTGGAATTTTACATGGGCATTGTTGAGGTTTTAGTTTTAGAAAAATACAACATCACAATGTTTTGCCAAGAGACTGGGTTTGATTTGGAGAATCTTGGGAAGACTTTTGCAGAGATTTATACAATATTTGGTATTCCGATGAACTGGACGATGCTTGGCAATGAGATTTCAAACGACACTGAAAAGATACAGGCGTATGGTGAGACTCAGCAGTGGACAAGGCTTAGAAAAATTGTCGACCCAACAAAACCAATTGCCGATGAGCCAGACAAGAGAAATTTCTTTGCACATTCAGGGCTTGAAGGTAATGTCACAGAAGTCAAGTACGACGGCCTCAAAGTGTATGTTAGATATATTCAGGGACTTCCACAGGGCATGATAGATTGCTGGTTGAAAGAAAGAGTGTAAAATATGTTGGTTTATCACAGTAAAATTGTAAGGCTTGCGGCCGGCTTGGCAAATCTTCCCGCAAGCCTTTTTTATTTGGCTGCGTCTGCTTTGGAATTTTTTAGACATTTATGTAAAAGAAAATTTTCTGTCTTTTCTTTCTCAGGGTTGTTTTTTGAGTAGCTTACTATTTGGAAAAATTTCAATCCCCAAAGGGCAGGCTACAAACCTAAGCCGTTTTTTGCCAAAATCCTCATTATTCTAAATGCCTTCTCCCTCTTGCATGACCTTATCTGCAAGTGTTCCATGAATTACATTTCCGAAATTCTACTTACTCTTAGGATTAAAAATAAGCGCTATTACATACCCAAAAAACACAGCTGCGGCAATGCCGCCAGCTGTCCTTGACACTCCCCCTGTGAAGGCTCCTATTAGCCCAATTTTCTTCACCTCTTCAATAGCACCTTTTGCTAAAGAATATCCAAAGCCAGGGAGAGGGACTGTTGCCCCAGCACCTGCAATATCAACAAGCTTTTGGTAAAGTCCAAGACCTTGCAAGATTGCGCCAAGGGTTACAAAAAGCACAAGCACCCTTGCGGATGTCAGTTTTGTCTTGTCAATCAAAATCTGACCAGCAACACAGATAAGCCCGCCAACTACAAATGCCATTAAATAATCCATTTGTCATCATCACCTCTACAAAAGCAGATAAATCAAAGGATTTACTCAATCTCAATTGAAAGTGCATGAGCAATCACAGGGATACTTTCACCAAGCTGAACTGTTGAAGAAGACAAAAGCGCTCCAGTTGGCACAATTAGGATTCTTTTGAATGTTTTTTGAAGCATGAGCTTGTAGAAATATCCACCAAAGATGCATGCAGAGGCTGCACATCCGCTTGCCCCAGCACCAGTGTCTTGTGTCTTTTGGTCGAACATCAAAATCCCACAGTCCAAAAGCTCAAATGACAAGGTTTTCCCTTCTTTTTTGAAAAGCTCTTCAAGAAGCTTTCTTCCCACGTATCCTAAATCACCTGTGACAATTATATCGTAGTAGGTAAAATCTCTTTTTGTATCCTCAAGATGTGTTGTGATTGTGTCAAACGCAGCAGGTGCCATACACGCACCCATGTTGTTCGAGTCTTTTATGCCGTAGTCCAAGATTTTTCCAACTGTAAAGTGAGTGATTTTAGGCTTTTGAGTGCCATCCTCAGGCTTTATCAAAAAGGACGCTGCGCCTGTGACAGTCCACTGTGCTGTCGGGGGGCGCTGGCAACCAAGCTCTAAAGGATATCTGAACTGCTTTTCAGCAGAGCAAAAGTGAGATGACGTTGCAGCAATTATGTTTTTCGCAAACCCACCGTCAACAAACACACACGCAAGCCCAACAGAGAGTGCAAAAGTTGAACATGCGCCATAAAGCCCTATAAATGGAATATTCAAATCTCTTGCTGCAAAGTGCGAGCTTGTGAGCTGGTTCAAAAGGTCGCCGCTTAAGATCAGGTCAACCTCATCAGGAGTAAAACCACTTTTTTGAATAAGTTTTGAAATTGCTATGTTCAAGAGCTTTCCTTCCGCAAGCTCCCAAGATTTTTGCCCGGCATACTCATCTTCAACTACCATGTCAAAGAAGAGCCCAAGCGGACCTTCCCCTTCCTTTTTACCAACAATGGTAAAACAGTCTGAGATTATAGGGCAGTTTTCAAACTTGAAAGTAGATTTTCCAACCTTTTTCAATCTGCCAAAGCCCCCTTTGCTGGCTTTTTAGATCAGCCTTGAGGCCAATTAAATCTTTGGGAAAATTTTGATAAAATAGTAGACAAGACCAATTAGTATTGAGGTAGATATTCCATAGACCAATACAGGTCCTGCAATCAAAAACATTTTGCTGCCAACTCCAAACACAAATCCTTCCTTTTTGTACTCAACAGCAGGTGAGACAATTGAGTTTGCAAACCCGGTGATTGGAACAATGCTGCCAGCCCCTGCAAACCTGCCTATTTTGTCATACACGCCAATTCCTGTCAAAAACGCGCCAAGGAAAATCATTGTGATGGATGTAAGTGTCTGTGCCTCATCTTTTGGAAAGTACATTGAATATAGGTTTAAAAAGGCTTGACCAATATCACAAATAATTCCACCGACAACAAAGGCAAATATGCAGTTTTTGAGAAGGTTTGTTTTTAGCTCATGGGCTTTTACCATATCTTGATACTCTTTTGCCTTCTTTTCTTTAAGGTTCACCTCTATAGATTCCTCCTTAAAAAATGGATTTCAAAAAGATATTATTTTAAGTTTTTTTGAGATTTATGCACATACAAATGAGATTTGCAGTCATCTGAGCGACATTTGATAGCAAATCTCACTCAGAACAACCAAACAAATATTCGTATAATTTTTGAAAGTGGCACAGCTACCCGATAAAATAGAAGCTGTAGAAAGGAGGTGAGGCAAAGATGGCAGCAAATCCACTTACAGGAAATCTTTTAATTAAACTTCAAAATGGAACAACTTCAACTGGCAAAATCAGAGTCAAAACACTCTCTTATGACATCCGACCAGATGCGCAGGATTTGGATGTTTATCAGGTTGCTCAAGCTATAGCAAGCCTTCAGACAAAGCCACTTTACGCAATCATCAGGCAGAACAACTTTGAGCTTGTGTACTGATACACTTGAGGTCTTGAGACTTTAATGCCTAAAAAAGTCTTTTTGCAAGAAAGGAGGTGAGAAGCAGTGCTCACTTTGGTTTTGACATTCAGGCTTCAAAATGGCAAAACATTCAGGCTTTCAATCCCAGACCCCAAGAGCAATTTGACAGCGCAAGAAGTTGAAAATGCAATGAATTTGATAATCCAGAAGA
It contains:
- a CDS encoding type II toxin-antitoxin system HicB family antitoxin, whose translation is MADKYIFPAVFEPGENGGYCVTFPDLPGCITEGETLEEALYMAKEALELHLYGLEEDNEEIPEPTPPEKLDIPRGAFVVPIIVYMPPVREEMANKSVNKTVTLPRWLNKAAEEAHINFSQVLQEALKVKLGIKERLQA
- a CDS encoding type II toxin-antitoxin system HicA family toxin; this encodes MKPKELIKILEEDGWYEVRQKGSHKQFRHPVKKGLVTVPYHNKDLDPKTLNSILKQAGLK
- a CDS encoding Rpn family recombination-promoting nuclease/putative transposase, translating into MFDISLPICYNVFRITPQVKTMNNNQLPHNINDLEYKYIFSNKSIFLRLLKRLDEIGIFKNLTEDQLERIDKSYVLPDFSQEESDLLYKVSLKEKEIIFYILFEHQSSVDHSMPLRLLFYITDIYRDYIKDFDRGEIKKKGFTLPAVVPIVFYDGEDRWTAARRLKEKILGFEEFGNCVIDFEYILIDLNQAESILQVKDILSLILKLNRIKRYEELERLILELGEYLLGAEEKEIEVLKVCLPAALKELDEIEVEAAKRAIDESVRGGEKVMPLFQNLRKIREELIFEGLQQGLQQGLQQGFEQSRIETAERMILKGYKDEEIAEITGLSLERIKELRAKHRN
- a CDS encoding PIN domain-containing protein, coding for MIKLFNHPNIFVQDLEVLTEALKVYVDKSIDFVDAILVAQNKCKGYTVYTFDKRLEKLLYS
- a CDS encoding PIN domain-containing protein, giving the protein MRKNKKKILKLIDANVILRFLLNDIAELNQIAKEIIKNNEVLILNEVVAEIVYVLEKVYKVERKDIATR
- the csx20 gene encoding CRISPR-associated protein Csx20, with protein sequence MNRLFLIFNHILTEEQEKEAREVLGVEEIISLPQDLQNFWSNIPPDVDLNEEMFKPIVSFLSRNKSQNLNYCLIQGDFGATVYLVSWCFKNGFIPIYATTKRTAQEVIKPDGSVELIKIFKHERFRRYILCS
- the csx1 gene encoding CRISPR-associated CARF protein Csx1, giving the protein MKIIYQIGRFDNPKAALKEFFITKFNDEVVNFSKVSELSSFVLRDFLRQQGQEAKAAVIYPVSIVLNERLKDWVEDDSLKEELERIYENPSEYLKSPFDIIDRLPLERLRDETVVIHSLGTYLKNVELDGSYDDIVLEILFDMIERYMNEDVDEIYLDISSGHNIYISAMIEASRHFAVFTRLMHWIHEEKRPKIYLTFSDPIIGSTAESFEIHIQPQSYTAFFSSPISKKEACDHNFSFLRNIYQEPQDDQKGNNKVLQKQQIRQKRRSLKEKIEMFTILFSAIKNNVPLYLYYHPYHSIDEIKNELKNLISHAKDQLLKDFKSSPKLNKKAYLDAILSLEFYMGIVEVLVLEKYNITMFCQETGFDLENLGKTFAEIYTIFGIPMNWTMLGNEISNDTEKIQAYGETQQWTRLRKIVDPTKPIADEPDKRNFFAHSGLEGNVTEVKYDGLKVYVRYIQGLPQGMIDCWLKERV
- the spoVAE gene encoding stage V sporulation protein AE, whose protein sequence is MDYLMAFVVGGLICVAGQILIDKTKLTSARVLVLFVTLGAILQGLGLYQKLVDIAGAGATVPLPGFGYSLAKGAIEEVKKIGLIGAFTGGVSRTAGGIAAAVFFGYVIALIFNPKSK
- the spoVAD gene encoding stage V sporulation protein AD, with protein sequence MKKVGKSTFKFENCPIISDCFTIVGKKEGEGPLGLFFDMVVEDEYAGQKSWELAEGKLLNIAISKLIQKSGFTPDEVDLILSGDLLNQLTSSHFAARDLNIPFIGLYGACSTFALSVGLACVFVDGGFAKNIIAATSSHFCSAEKQFRYPLELGCQRPPTAQWTVTGAASFLIKPEDGTQKPKITHFTVGKILDYGIKDSNNMGACMAPAAFDTITTHLEDTKRDFTYYDIIVTGDLGYVGRKLLEELFKKEGKTLSFELLDCGILMFDQKTQDTGAGASGCAASACIFGGYFYKLMLQKTFKRILIVPTGALLSSSTVQLGESIPVIAHALSIEIE
- the spoVAC gene encoding stage V sporulation protein AC, whose protein sequence is MNLKEKKAKEYQDMVKAHELKTNLLKNCIFAFVVGGIICDIGQAFLNLYSMYFPKDEAQTLTSITMIFLGAFLTGIGVYDKIGRFAGAGSIVPITGFANSIVSPAVEYKKEGFVFGVGSKMFLIAGPVLVYGISTSILIGLVYYFIKIFPKI
- a CDS encoding DUF1659 domain-containing protein, which gives rise to MAANPLTGNLLIKLQNGTTSTGKIRVKTLSYDIRPDAQDLDVYQVAQAIASLQTKPLYAIIRQNNFELVY
- a CDS encoding DUF2922 domain-containing protein; this translates as MLTLVLTFRLQNGKTFRLSIPDPKSNLTAQEVENAMNLIIQKNIFSVSAPIVEKVSARIIDRNVNQLIG